The Pyrobaculum sp. 3827-6 genome has a segment encoding these proteins:
- a CDS encoding radical SAM protein, with amino-acid sequence MRDRPVYVIGAGTPLVGTLAFGIVDRGTNVVEVRPTSLCSLNCVFCSVNAGPLSRARWAEYVVEPEALLAALEEVVRFKNTGDVEVHIDGMGDPGLYKDLAELVRGAKAIPGVAVVSMQTRLYMLDVERIRELAAAGLDRFNVSIDAMDPQLAKKLAGADWYDVELVLSRVKTALEAGINVVVSPVWVPGLNDAEMPRIVKWAVEHGVGRGGTPVLIQKYIPHKRGRRVKTRPMTWGEFWKRLREMERELGVALIPKPGEYRIHKAPELPKPYRVGDYVAVEVVGRGIFKGELLAVPTSRRGTAVWDRVMTLVLGSGASEDLVGQRMRVKVIEDSHNIYIARPAGR; translated from the coding sequence GTGAGAGACAGGCCTGTTTACGTAATCGGGGCCGGGACCCCCCTTGTGGGTACTCTGGCTTTCGGCATAGTGGATAGGGGGACCAACGTCGTCGAGGTGAGGCCTACGAGCCTCTGCTCCTTGAACTGCGTGTTTTGCTCAGTCAACGCGGGGCCTCTGTCTAGGGCTAGGTGGGCTGAGTACGTTGTGGAGCCCGAGGCTCTGCTGGCGGCGCTGGAGGAGGTGGTTAGGTTCAAGAACACCGGCGATGTGGAGGTCCACATCGACGGCATGGGGGATCCCGGCCTCTACAAGGACCTCGCCGAGCTGGTAAGAGGGGCGAAGGCTATACCCGGCGTCGCCGTGGTTTCCATGCAGACCCGTCTGTACATGCTAGACGTGGAGAGGATTAGGGAACTCGCGGCGGCCGGCCTCGACAGATTTAACGTAAGTATCGACGCCATGGATCCACAACTGGCGAAGAAGCTGGCCGGGGCCGACTGGTACGACGTGGAGCTAGTCCTCAGCCGGGTAAAGACTGCGCTGGAGGCTGGGATAAACGTGGTGGTTAGCCCCGTCTGGGTGCCGGGTCTCAACGACGCGGAGATGCCCAGAATCGTGAAGTGGGCGGTGGAACACGGCGTGGGGAGGGGAGGCACCCCCGTCTTGATACAGAAGTACATCCCCCACAAAAGGGGAAGGCGTGTAAAGACGAGGCCCATGACCTGGGGAGAGTTCTGGAAGAGGCTGAGGGAGATGGAGCGGGAGCTGGGCGTCGCCCTGATACCGAAGCCGGGGGAGTACAGAATACACAAGGCGCCGGAGTTGCCAAAGCCCTACAGGGTGGGGGACTACGTAGCTGTTGAAGTGGTGGGTAGGGGGATTTTCAAAGGGGAGTTGCTGGCCGTGCCGACGTCTAGGCGGGGCACGGCGGTTTGGGACAGAGTGATGACGCTGGTGTTAGGAAGCGGGGCCTCTGAAGACCTGGTGGGGCAGCGGATGCGTGTAAAAGTTATTGAGGACAGCCACAACATATACATAGCCCGCCCGGCGGGGAGGTAA
- the ndhC gene encoding NADH-quinone oxidoreductase subunit A: MAFLIFLLVLLGALVLLVAIGYVLAPKKPSDVKYRRFEAGGPPFGEAKRRLLMQYIGYIYLVTAVEALVGLMIVAYLSRPAALEFAVYLAVALVLVAVFVARHIKTLADVRKWS; the protein is encoded by the coding sequence ATGGCCTTCCTAATATTTCTACTGGTCCTGCTGGGTGCCTTAGTGTTGCTAGTGGCGATTGGCTACGTGCTTGCGCCTAAGAAGCCGTCTGACGTAAAGTATAGACGCTTTGAGGCAGGTGGGCCGCCATTCGGCGAGGCGAAGAGGCGCCTGCTGATGCAGTACATCGGGTACATATATCTCGTGACGGCGGTGGAGGCACTCGTGGGCCTCATGATCGTCGCCTATCTATCCAGACCCGCCGCGCTGGAGTTCGCGGTGTACCTCGCAGTGGCGCTTGTACTAGTGGCCGTATTCGTGGCGAGGCATATAAAGACGCTGGCAGACGTGAGGAAATGGAGTTAG
- a CDS encoding NADH-quinone oxidoreductase subunit D, producing MLNEWPFNLNFGTTYYLEREEALMEGRRGLTLVVGPQHPGSGHMRLFVVVDGDVIVDVVPDPGFVHRGIEKLGENRPYWMLIPLVERASIMDSANIIYPTVLALEKGLALEPPPRAQYLRLIMAELTRIRTHLYDLSLLGIFLGHSTAFMWGFALQDLFAEVFAKITGARTTTAYLVPGGVRRDFKPEHVEAVERLLRKVEEKLKDFKTLFLDNPVTRARLENVGVLDAKRVTELGVVGPFARASGVDFDVRKAYPYDAYREFGVEPVVEKGGDAWARTVVRWGEIQASIALVRKALSELPGGDVIDNALLFKNPEYRREGISGVLGVYTYLYPEPGEWMGMAEATRGLSMTHLWTTGLQRVYRMRVVTPSWRNLLGMVEAMKGQRLADMPAVYMSFGYFPPEADR from the coding sequence ATGCTAAATGAGTGGCCGTTCAACCTGAACTTCGGCACCACCTACTATTTGGAGAGGGAGGAAGCTCTAATGGAGGGACGCCGCGGCCTCACCCTTGTGGTGGGGCCACAGCACCCGGGCTCCGGCCACATGAGGCTGTTCGTCGTGGTGGACGGAGACGTCATCGTGGACGTGGTGCCGGACCCCGGCTTTGTGCACAGGGGTATAGAGAAGCTGGGGGAGAACAGGCCGTACTGGATGCTGATTCCGCTGGTGGAGAGGGCGTCGATTATGGACAGCGCGAATATTATATACCCCACTGTGCTGGCGCTGGAGAAGGGCCTCGCCCTAGAGCCGCCTCCCAGGGCCCAGTACCTTAGACTGATAATGGCCGAGCTGACTAGGATCAGGACCCACCTCTACGACCTCTCGCTCTTGGGGATTTTCCTAGGCCACTCCACGGCGTTTATGTGGGGTTTCGCTCTGCAAGACCTCTTCGCCGAGGTGTTCGCCAAGATAACGGGGGCTAGGACTACCACTGCGTATCTAGTGCCGGGGGGTGTCAGGAGGGACTTCAAGCCGGAGCATGTGGAGGCGGTTGAGAGGCTGTTGCGGAAGGTTGAGGAGAAGCTTAAAGACTTTAAAACGCTGTTTCTAGACAACCCCGTGACCAGGGCTAGGCTCGAGAATGTGGGTGTGCTGGACGCCAAGAGGGTGACTGAGCTCGGCGTGGTGGGGCCCTTCGCCCGCGCCTCGGGGGTGGACTTCGACGTGAGGAAGGCATATCCCTACGACGCCTATAGAGAGTTCGGCGTCGAGCCGGTGGTGGAGAAGGGAGGCGACGCGTGGGCTAGGACTGTGGTGAGGTGGGGAGAGATACAAGCCTCCATAGCGCTGGTTAGGAAGGCGCTGAGTGAGCTACCCGGCGGCGACGTGATAGACAACGCACTCCTGTTTAAAAACCCCGAGTACAGAAGGGAGGGGATATCCGGGGTTCTAGGCGTCTACACCTACCTCTACCCGGAGCCGGGGGAGTGGATGGGCATGGCCGAGGCCACCAGGGGCCTGTCCATGACCCACCTGTGGACCACGGGCCTACAGAGGGTGTACAGGATGAGGGTCGTCACGCCCAGCTGGCGCAACCTCCTGGGAATGGTGGAGGCTATGAAGGGCCAGCGGCTTGCGGATATGCCGGCGGTCTACATGTCGTTTGGATACTTCCCTCCTGAGGCGGACCGATGA
- the ilvD gene encoding dihydroxy-acid dehydratase yields MVKVKIRSPQWYDGVDNAPHRSYLRAIGLTDEDIARPLVGVLASWSELGPCNYHTLDLVRYVKEGVKEAGGVGLAAPTIVVNDGINMGTPGMRYSLISRDLIADTIEAQFNAHGVDAWVGIGGCDKTQPGIMMAMARLDLPAVYLYGGSAEAGFMGERELTIEDVFEAVGAYVAGKITMEELKRVEELSFPTYGTCQGMFTANTMAMLGEALGLSLLGSASPPATSARRRAYAVASGRAVLKAAELGITPRKVLTYDAFHNAAVALFATAGSTNAILHLIAIAHEAGVKFTLDDFDAISRKVPVIAALRPAGPYAMQDLDRLGGVPRVLKKLYKAGLLRPEALTVEGEPIGKLLQRWQPPAVPEAGVLYDVERPYKPYAGIRILRGNLAPDGAVMKVGAAERLRFEGRARVFDGEAEAFKAVAAGEIKPGDVVVIRYEGPRGAPGMPEMLKVTAAIVGAGLGEHVAMITDGRFSGATRGIMVGHVAPEAAVGGPIALVQDGDRIVIDGEGGRLTLDVSEEELKRRRASWTPPPPKYRGGLLAKYAALVQQADKGAVTSPAVH; encoded by the coding sequence ATGGTCAAGGTGAAGATACGTAGCCCTCAGTGGTACGACGGCGTGGACAACGCCCCCCACCGCTCCTACCTCCGGGCCATAGGGCTAACAGACGAGGACATTGCAAGGCCTCTGGTTGGGGTGCTGGCGTCTTGGTCTGAGCTAGGGCCCTGCAACTACCACACCCTCGACTTGGTGAGGTATGTAAAGGAGGGGGTCAAGGAGGCGGGGGGCGTGGGCCTCGCCGCACCAACCATAGTGGTCAACGACGGCATAAACATGGGGACGCCTGGGATGAGGTACTCGCTGATAAGTAGAGATCTCATTGCAGATACAATAGAGGCGCAGTTCAACGCCCACGGAGTAGACGCCTGGGTGGGGATAGGGGGGTGCGACAAGACGCAGCCAGGCATCATGATGGCCATGGCCCGCCTCGACCTCCCCGCCGTCTATCTATACGGCGGGTCTGCGGAGGCTGGGTTCATGGGCGAGAGGGAGCTCACGATAGAAGACGTCTTCGAGGCCGTCGGCGCCTATGTAGCTGGTAAAATCACCATGGAGGAGCTGAAGCGGGTTGAGGAGCTGTCCTTCCCCACCTACGGCACGTGCCAAGGCATGTTCACAGCCAACACCATGGCCATGCTGGGGGAGGCCCTCGGCCTCTCCCTTCTAGGCTCCGCCTCGCCGCCGGCCACCTCCGCCAGGCGGAGGGCATACGCAGTGGCGTCCGGCAGGGCGGTTCTCAAAGCCGCGGAGCTAGGCATAACCCCCCGCAAGGTGCTGACATACGACGCCTTCCACAACGCCGCAGTGGCCCTCTTCGCCACCGCCGGCTCCACCAACGCCATACTCCACCTAATCGCCATCGCACATGAGGCGGGGGTGAAGTTCACCCTCGACGACTTCGACGCGATTAGTAGAAAAGTCCCCGTGATAGCCGCCTTGAGGCCGGCCGGCCCATACGCAATGCAGGATCTGGACAGGCTGGGCGGGGTCCCCAGGGTGTTGAAAAAGCTCTACAAAGCCGGCCTTCTGAGGCCGGAGGCCCTCACGGTGGAGGGAGAGCCCATCGGCAAGTTGTTGCAGAGGTGGCAACCACCTGCGGTGCCGGAGGCCGGAGTGCTTTACGACGTGGAGAGGCCCTACAAGCCCTACGCCGGCATTAGAATCCTCCGGGGCAACCTCGCCCCAGACGGCGCTGTGATGAAGGTGGGGGCGGCGGAGAGGTTGAGATTCGAGGGGAGGGCCAGGGTTTTCGACGGAGAGGCAGAGGCCTTCAAGGCGGTGGCCGCCGGGGAGATAAAGCCGGGGGACGTCGTGGTGATACGCTACGAGGGGCCAAGGGGGGCGCCCGGCATGCCGGAGATGCTGAAGGTAACCGCCGCCATCGTCGGCGCGGGGCTAGGGGAGCACGTGGCTATGATAACAGACGGGCGGTTCTCCGGAGCCACAAGGGGGATAATGGTCGGCCACGTGGCGCCGGAGGCCGCCGTGGGGGGCCCAATAGCCCTCGTCCAAGACGGCGACAGGATTGTAATAGACGGCGAGGGGGGCCGCCTCACGCTAGACGTAAGCGAAGAGGAGCTGAAGAGGAGGCGCGCCAGCTGGACACCACCCCCGCCTAAGTACAGGGGAGGACTCCTGGCTAAATACGCCGCCTTGGTTCAACAAGCCGACAAAGGCGCCGTCACCTCCCCCGCGGTTCACTAG
- a CDS encoding NADH-quinone oxidoreductase subunit B, whose amino-acid sequence MKPLSKIIDRVGKWGVKWSLWPPHLVTACCGVEFAHAFASVYDAERFGMLPMGSLRQSNIIVIEGTMTMKMAKFLKYIWDQMPEPKYVIAMGACAIKGGVFYGSYHMVPASKVVPVHGYVSGCPPTPEALLKSVKELQEEISHAK is encoded by the coding sequence ATGAAGCCGTTGTCAAAAATCATAGACAGGGTTGGGAAATGGGGCGTGAAGTGGTCGCTATGGCCGCCTCACCTCGTCACTGCGTGTTGCGGCGTGGAGTTCGCCCACGCCTTTGCCTCTGTCTACGACGCGGAGCGCTTCGGAATGTTGCCGATGGGTAGCCTCAGGCAGAGCAACATAATCGTGATCGAGGGCACCATGACCATGAAGATGGCCAAGTTTCTGAAGTACATCTGGGATCAGATGCCGGAGCCTAAGTACGTCATCGCGATGGGGGCCTGCGCGATTAAGGGCGGTGTCTTCTACGGGAGCTACCACATGGTCCCCGCCTCCAAAGTCGTCCCCGTCCACGGCTACGTGTCTGGCTGTCCCCCAACCCCGGAGGCCCTCTTAAAGTCTGTGAAGGAGCTCCAGGAGGAGATTAGCCATGCTAAATGA